The proteins below are encoded in one region of Fibrella aestuarina BUZ 2:
- a CDS encoding CbrC family protein, whose amino-acid sequence MNLPEFKYSPNAYKIGVFENIAGTCSICNERRQIKYTSSFYSVDVPEYICPWCIESGKAAEKYSGKFNDYLGIEGVSSDSNDLNYAIDEELLLEITNKTPSYVSWQQEVWLTHCDRPCAFIDYADTETIKLLSEELNDDIGTSGYDPELIRVALSKDGSLVGYLFQCVKCGHHRLHIDCD is encoded by the coding sequence ATGAATTTACCTGAATTTAAATATAGCCCTAACGCATATAAAATTGGGGTTTTTGAAAATATTGCTGGGACTTGTTCAATCTGTAACGAGAGAAGACAGATTAAATATACAAGTTCATTCTACAGCGTTGATGTGCCTGAATACATTTGTCCTTGGTGTATCGAAAGTGGCAAGGCTGCTGAAAAGTACAGTGGGAAATTCAATGATTATTTAGGGATTGAAGGAGTTTCATCAGATTCCAACGATCTTAATTATGCAATCGACGAAGAACTATTACTGGAAATTACTAATAAAACTCCAAGTTATGTTTCTTGGCAACAAGAAGTTTGGTTGACGCACTGCGATAGGCCGTGTGCATTTATTGATTACGCTGATACAGAAACAATAAAGTTGTTGTCAGAGGAACTGAATGATGATATAGGAACTAGTGGATATGACCCTGAGTTAATAAGGGTGGCTTTATCAAAAGACGGAAGTTTGGTAGGTTATTTATTTCAATGTGTCAAATGTGGACACCATAGGCTTCATATTGACTGTGATTAA
- the bla gene encoding subclass B1 metallo-beta-lactamase produces MPHPMRFLFILLASTLFTHLAVAQAAQKPPLRVSRLSDRVFVHTTYGMYQGEPVPSNGLIVRTDDGVVLLDTGWDTEGNTDNTRQLLRWVADSLRLPVRLCIVTHSHDDKVGGIVELQKAGIRVVSTPLTAQKTVKQGYPSPDGILPADTTFTIGNVPIRTYFPGEGHTVDNIVVWLPSERILHGGCFVKSVAAFGMGYVGESNLTAWSGSIRNVKKRFGNARIVVPGHEEWTGPQALDHTLRLLEKYNANRH; encoded by the coding sequence ATGCCCCACCCCATGCGTTTTCTGTTCATTCTGCTTGCTAGCACTTTATTTACTCACTTAGCCGTAGCGCAGGCGGCCCAGAAGCCGCCGCTGCGAGTGAGTCGGTTGAGCGATCGGGTGTTTGTCCATACGACTTACGGCATGTATCAGGGCGAGCCGGTGCCGTCCAACGGGCTCATTGTCCGCACCGACGACGGCGTGGTGCTGCTGGACACGGGCTGGGATACCGAGGGTAATACCGACAACACCCGGCAGCTACTCCGCTGGGTGGCCGACAGTCTGCGCCTCCCCGTCCGGCTGTGCATCGTGACGCACTCCCACGACGATAAAGTGGGCGGCATCGTCGAGCTGCAAAAGGCGGGTATCCGGGTGGTGAGTACGCCGCTGACTGCGCAGAAAACTGTGAAACAGGGCTATCCCTCGCCCGACGGCATCCTGCCCGCCGACACTACGTTTACGATCGGCAATGTACCCATCCGCACTTATTTTCCGGGTGAAGGCCATACGGTCGACAACATCGTGGTGTGGCTCCCGAGCGAGCGCATTCTGCACGGCGGCTGCTTCGTCAAGAGTGTGGCGGCCTTCGGGATGGGCTACGTCGGCGAGTCGAACCTGACCGCCTGGAGTGGCTCGATCCGGAACGTAAAAAAGCGTTTCGGCAACGCCCGCATCGTCGTGCCCGGCCACGAAGAATGGACTGGCCCGCAGGCGCTCGACCACACGTTGCGCCTATTGGAAAAATACAACGCCAATCGTCATTGA
- a CDS encoding class I SAM-dependent DNA methyltransferase, producing MMPADQLIGLYQRHALAYDHDRDRSLFEKGWLDRLLALLPPGAAVLDLGCGMGEPIARYLIEQGCALTGVDAAPLSIELCQRRFPDHTWLVGDMRNVDLPRTYDAILAWNSLFHLTHADQRQMMGVFGRYAAPDACLLFTSGTTHSEAIGSYQGEPLYHASLDTAEYRALLEAHGFSVVAHVVDDPTCCGHTIWLCQRR from the coding sequence ATGATGCCCGCCGATCAACTCATTGGCCTCTACCAGCGCCACGCCCTGGCTTATGACCACGACCGCGACCGGAGTCTGTTCGAGAAAGGCTGGCTCGATCGGCTGCTTGCCCTGCTCCCACCGGGCGCGGCGGTGCTCGATCTGGGTTGCGGCATGGGCGAACCCATCGCCCGTTACCTCATCGAGCAGGGTTGCGCCCTCACGGGTGTCGACGCCGCGCCGCTGTCCATCGAGCTGTGCCAACGTCGCTTCCCCGACCATACGTGGCTGGTGGGCGACATGCGCAACGTAGACCTGCCCCGCACCTACGACGCCATTCTGGCCTGGAACAGCTTGTTCCACCTCACCCACGCCGATCAGCGGCAGATGATGGGCGTCTTTGGGCGCTACGCCGCGCCCGACGCCTGCCTGCTGTTTACCAGCGGTACTACCCACAGCGAAGCCATCGGCAGCTACCAGGGCGAGCCGCTCTACCACGCCAGCCTCGACACCGCCGAGTACCGGGCGCTGCTCGAAGCGCATGGGTTCTCGGTCGTGGCGCACGTGGTCGATGATCCCACCTGCTGCGGTCACACCATCTGGCTCTGCCAACGCCGCTAG